The following proteins are co-located in the Bombus pyrosoma isolate SC7728 linkage group LG12, ASM1482585v1, whole genome shotgun sequence genome:
- the LOC122573869 gene encoding ATP-dependent RNA helicase DDX54 isoform X1, with the protein MKDTNIVGFADPEERNDSDEDNEINNIKKKVCKKSGGFQSMALSFPLLKGILRRGYKIPTPIQRKTIPLALEGRDVVAMARTGSGKTACFLIPLFEKLKTRQAKAGARALILSPTRELALQTLKFIKELGKFTDLKAAVILGGDSMENQFSAIHGNPDILVATPGRFLHICIEMDLQLNNIEYVVFDEADRLFEMGFGEQITEITNRLPESRQTLLFSATLPKLLVDFAKAGLTDPVLLRLDVESKIPEQLTLSFIVCRPEEKLAVLLCLLKNVIKSDSQTVIFAATQHHVDYIHQILEKAGISNTYIYSNLDPSARKINAAKFHTSKVRVLIVTDVAARGLDIPQLDNVINFNFPAKSKLFVHRVGRCARAGRAGTAYNIISPDEYAYLLDLHLFLGRPLSIVPSSGSIQNTDGIVGKMPQAMIEEELAELINWHSCSTDLTSIEKVCNNAYKQYIRSRPAPSSESIKRVKELHISEAGVIPEYSDISLSTTNLLSKIVNYRPQGTIFEIGAKASSIDYQVMKKKRTLHKENIINFHRKADEVEAKKSVEDLPKKVYLPPSTTDEINEAFNTVVLPKKRNLDDLYKPKKKKRSVIRDENFFIPYNAPDKHTEEGLAVNSFNKEADKIQMDLTADNEESQRFQAQIKKWDRKKKKMVTVNNERKVNKIRTESGVWIPASYKSNRYTSWKEKSKVDATNDDDSEEEPSQMQKLQTTANTHWARHNQKLKEKIKRNIELKRPEQILKARKLLEQRRKRNGRKNRKGQKNSRRKH; encoded by the exons atgaaagatacaaatattGTGGGATTTGCCGAcccagaagaaagaaacgatagtGATGaagataacgaaattaataacattaagaAGAAAGTATGTAAAAAATCAGGAGGATTTCAATCCATGGCTCTTAGTTTTCCTCTATTGAAGGGGATATTAAGGCGCGGGTACAAAATACCAACACCTATTCAAAGGAAG acaaTTCCTTTAGCTTTAGAAGGACGTGATGTAGTGGCAATGGCCAGAACAGGGAGTGGAAAAACTGCttgttttttaattccacTGTTTGAAAAACTTAAAACAAGGCAAGCAAAAGCTGGAGCTAGAGCTTTAATATTATCACCTACTAGAGAATTGGCATTACAGACATTAAAGTTCATAAAGGAATTAGGTAAATTTACAGACTTAAAAGCAGCTGTAATTTTGGGAGGTGACAGTATGGAGAATCAGTTTAGTGCAATTCATGGAAATCCTGATATATTAGTAGCAACGCCAGGAAGATTTTTACATATCTGTATAGAAATGGActtgcaattaaataatatagaatatgtaGTCTTTGATGAAGCTGAtag ATTATTTGAAATGGGTTTTGGAGAACAAATTACTGAAATCACAAATAGATTACCAGAATCGAGacaaacattattattttctgcaaCATTGCCTAAGCTTTTAGTAGATTTTGCAAAAGCTGGATTAACTGATCCTGTCTTATTACGTTTAGAtgtagaaagtaaaatacCAGAACAATTAACACTCTCATTTATAGTATGTCGCCCAGAAGAAAAATTGGCAGTACTATTATgcttgttaaaaaatgttattaagaGTGATTCTCAAACAGTAATATTTGCTGCAACTCAACATCATGTTGATTATATTCATCAG atattaGAAAAAGCTGGAATTTCTAACACGTATATCTATTCTAATTTGGATCCATCAGCACGAAAAATAAATGCAGCTAAATTTCACACTAGTAAAGTCCGAGTTCTAATAGTAACAGATGTTGCTGCTCGAGGTTTAGATATTCCACAATTGGATAAtgtaatcaattttaatttccctGCAAAGTCGAAGCTCTTTGTACATCGAGTAG GTCGTTGTGCACGAGCGGGTCGTGCTGGCACTGCATACAATATTATAAGTCCGGATGAATATGCTTATTTGCTAGATTTACACCTTTTTCTTGGGCGTCCATTAAGTATTGTACCATCTTCTGGATCTATACAAAATACAGATGGTATTGTGGGTAAAATGCCACAAGCAATGATAGAAGAAGAACTTgcagaattaataaattggcACAGTTGTTCCACAGATCTA ACAAGTATAGAAAAAGTTTGCAATAATGCATATAAACAGTATATTCGATCGCGACCTGCACCTTCATCAGAAAGTATTAAAAGAGTAAAGGAATTACACATTAGCGAGGCAGGTGTTATACCAgaatattctgatatttcttTAAGTACCACGAacttattatcaaaaatagtCAATTATAGACCTCAAGGA ACGATATTCGAAATTGGAGCTAAGGCATCATCTATTGATTATCaagttatgaaaaaaaaacggacgttacataaagaaaatatcataaatttccaCAGAAAAGCAGATGAGGTAGAAGCTAAAAAAAGTGTAGAAG ATTTACCGAAAAAAGTGTATCTTCCACCAAGTACAACcgatgaaattaatgaagCATTTAATACGGTTGTACTTCCAAAGAAAAGGAATCTCGATGATTTATATAAacctaaaaagaaaaaacgatcGGTAATACGAgacgaaaatttttttattccatataaTGCTCCAGATAAACATACAGAGGAAGG TTTAGCagttaattcatttaataagGAAGcagataaaatacaaatggaTTTAACTGCTGATAATGAAGAATCTCAACGATTTCAAGCACAGATTAAAAAATGGGatcgtaaaaagaagaaaatggttACTGTTAATAAT gaacgaaaagttaataaaatacgaacaGAGTCTGGAGTTTGGATACCTGCCAGTTACAAATCAAATCGTTATACGagttggaaagaaaaaagcaaagtGGATGCTACAAATGACGATGACAGCGAAGAAGAACCTTCACAAATGCAGAAGT TGCAAACAACGGCTAATACACATTGGGCGCGGCACAATCAAAAGTTAAAGGAAAAGATTAAAAGGAATATCGAATTGAAACGTCcagaacaaattttaaaggCCCGTAAATTGCTTGAACAAAGACGTAAAAGAAACGGCCGAAAAAATCGAAAAGGTCAGAAGAATAGTAGAAGGAAACATTAG
- the LOC122573869 gene encoding ATP-dependent RNA helicase DDX54 isoform X2 produces MARTGSGKTACFLIPLFEKLKTRQAKAGARALILSPTRELALQTLKFIKELGKFTDLKAAVILGGDSMENQFSAIHGNPDILVATPGRFLHICIEMDLQLNNIEYVVFDEADRLFEMGFGEQITEITNRLPESRQTLLFSATLPKLLVDFAKAGLTDPVLLRLDVESKIPEQLTLSFIVCRPEEKLAVLLCLLKNVIKSDSQTVIFAATQHHVDYIHQILEKAGISNTYIYSNLDPSARKINAAKFHTSKVRVLIVTDVAARGLDIPQLDNVINFNFPAKSKLFVHRVGRCARAGRAGTAYNIISPDEYAYLLDLHLFLGRPLSIVPSSGSIQNTDGIVGKMPQAMIEEELAELINWHSCSTDLTSIEKVCNNAYKQYIRSRPAPSSESIKRVKELHISEAGVIPEYSDISLSTTNLLSKIVNYRPQGTIFEIGAKASSIDYQVMKKKRTLHKENIINFHRKADEVEAKKSVEDLPKKVYLPPSTTDEINEAFNTVVLPKKRNLDDLYKPKKKKRSVIRDENFFIPYNAPDKHTEEGLAVNSFNKEADKIQMDLTADNEESQRFQAQIKKWDRKKKKMVTVNNERKVNKIRTESGVWIPASYKSNRYTSWKEKSKVDATNDDDSEEEPSQMQKLQTTANTHWARHNQKLKEKIKRNIELKRPEQILKARKLLEQRRKRNGRKNRKGQKNSRRKH; encoded by the exons ATGGCCAGAACAGGGAGTGGAAAAACTGCttgttttttaattccacTGTTTGAAAAACTTAAAACAAGGCAAGCAAAAGCTGGAGCTAGAGCTTTAATATTATCACCTACTAGAGAATTGGCATTACAGACATTAAAGTTCATAAAGGAATTAGGTAAATTTACAGACTTAAAAGCAGCTGTAATTTTGGGAGGTGACAGTATGGAGAATCAGTTTAGTGCAATTCATGGAAATCCTGATATATTAGTAGCAACGCCAGGAAGATTTTTACATATCTGTATAGAAATGGActtgcaattaaataatatagaatatgtaGTCTTTGATGAAGCTGAtag ATTATTTGAAATGGGTTTTGGAGAACAAATTACTGAAATCACAAATAGATTACCAGAATCGAGacaaacattattattttctgcaaCATTGCCTAAGCTTTTAGTAGATTTTGCAAAAGCTGGATTAACTGATCCTGTCTTATTACGTTTAGAtgtagaaagtaaaatacCAGAACAATTAACACTCTCATTTATAGTATGTCGCCCAGAAGAAAAATTGGCAGTACTATTATgcttgttaaaaaatgttattaagaGTGATTCTCAAACAGTAATATTTGCTGCAACTCAACATCATGTTGATTATATTCATCAG atattaGAAAAAGCTGGAATTTCTAACACGTATATCTATTCTAATTTGGATCCATCAGCACGAAAAATAAATGCAGCTAAATTTCACACTAGTAAAGTCCGAGTTCTAATAGTAACAGATGTTGCTGCTCGAGGTTTAGATATTCCACAATTGGATAAtgtaatcaattttaatttccctGCAAAGTCGAAGCTCTTTGTACATCGAGTAG GTCGTTGTGCACGAGCGGGTCGTGCTGGCACTGCATACAATATTATAAGTCCGGATGAATATGCTTATTTGCTAGATTTACACCTTTTTCTTGGGCGTCCATTAAGTATTGTACCATCTTCTGGATCTATACAAAATACAGATGGTATTGTGGGTAAAATGCCACAAGCAATGATAGAAGAAGAACTTgcagaattaataaattggcACAGTTGTTCCACAGATCTA ACAAGTATAGAAAAAGTTTGCAATAATGCATATAAACAGTATATTCGATCGCGACCTGCACCTTCATCAGAAAGTATTAAAAGAGTAAAGGAATTACACATTAGCGAGGCAGGTGTTATACCAgaatattctgatatttcttTAAGTACCACGAacttattatcaaaaatagtCAATTATAGACCTCAAGGA ACGATATTCGAAATTGGAGCTAAGGCATCATCTATTGATTATCaagttatgaaaaaaaaacggacgttacataaagaaaatatcataaatttccaCAGAAAAGCAGATGAGGTAGAAGCTAAAAAAAGTGTAGAAG ATTTACCGAAAAAAGTGTATCTTCCACCAAGTACAACcgatgaaattaatgaagCATTTAATACGGTTGTACTTCCAAAGAAAAGGAATCTCGATGATTTATATAAacctaaaaagaaaaaacgatcGGTAATACGAgacgaaaatttttttattccatataaTGCTCCAGATAAACATACAGAGGAAGG TTTAGCagttaattcatttaataagGAAGcagataaaatacaaatggaTTTAACTGCTGATAATGAAGAATCTCAACGATTTCAAGCACAGATTAAAAAATGGGatcgtaaaaagaagaaaatggttACTGTTAATAAT gaacgaaaagttaataaaatacgaacaGAGTCTGGAGTTTGGATACCTGCCAGTTACAAATCAAATCGTTATACGagttggaaagaaaaaagcaaagtGGATGCTACAAATGACGATGACAGCGAAGAAGAACCTTCACAAATGCAGAAGT TGCAAACAACGGCTAATACACATTGGGCGCGGCACAATCAAAAGTTAAAGGAAAAGATTAAAAGGAATATCGAATTGAAACGTCcagaacaaattttaaaggCCCGTAAATTGCTTGAACAAAGACGTAAAAGAAACGGCCGAAAAAATCGAAAAGGTCAGAAGAATAGTAGAAGGAAACATTAG
- the LOC122573871 gene encoding 60S ribosomal protein L24 — translation MKIGLCAYSGYKIYPGHGKTMVKVDGKTFTFLNSKCESAHLMRRNPRKVTWTVLYRRKHKKGQEEEQAKKRTRRTQKFQRAIVGASLTDILAKRNMKPEIRKAQREQAIKAAKEQKKAAKATKKAVVPAKAKVQPKHKAAKITQKAAPRVGGKR, via the exons ATGAA GATCGGTCTTTGCGCATATAGcggatataaaatatatcccGGCCATGGTAAAACCATGGTAAAAGTGGATGGAAAa acgttcacatttttaaattcaaaatgtGAATCTGCACATTTAATGAGACGTAATCCAAGAAAAGTTACATGGACTGTATTATAcag ACGGAAGCACAAAAAGGggcaagaagaagaacaagCGAAAAAGAGGACAAGGCGTACTCAAAAATTCCAACGTGCTATTGTAGGTGCATCTCTTACAGATATTTTAGCAAAACGTAATATGAAACCAGAAATTCGTAAAGCACAGAGAGAACAAGCAATTAA agcTGCAAAGGAACAAAAGAAAGCTGCAAAAGCAACGAAAAAAGCAGTTGTACCTGCTAAGGCAAAAGTACAACCAAAACATAAAGCTGCAAAGATAACACAAAAAGCAGCCCCCCGTGTCGGAGGAAAACGTTAA
- the LOC122573870 gene encoding splicing factor U2af 38 kDa subunit: protein MAEYLASIFGTEKDKVNCSFYFKIGACRHGDRCSRIHNKPTFSQTCLLQNLYVNPQNSAKSADGSHLVANVSDEEMQEHYDNFFEDVFVECEDKYGEIEEMNVCDNLGDHLVGNVYIKFRREEDAERAVNDLNNRWFGGRPVYAELSPVTDFREACCRQYEMGECTRSGFCNFMHLKPISRELRRYLYSRKKGGKGRSRSRSRSRGRDRKRRSRSRDRRSRSKDRRKGRDDKGRDGRSGRY from the exons ATGGCAGAGTATCTGGCATCAATTTTCGGTACAGAAAAAGACAA AGTAaattgttcattttatttcaaaatcggTGCCTGTCGACATGGAGATAGATGTTCTCGAATTCATAACAAGCCAACTTTTAGTCAg ACATGTTTGTTGCAAAACCTTTATGTAAACCCTCAAAATTCAGCAAAAAGTGCAGATGGATCTCATT TGGTGGCAAATGTCTCTGATGAAGAAATGCAAGAACATTATGACAATTTTTTTGAAGATGTCTTTGTTGAATGTGAAGATAAATATGgtgaaatagaagaaatgaatGTGTGTGATAATCTTGGAGATCACTTAGTTGGGAATGTTTACATTAAATTCCGAAGAGAAGAAGATGCAGAAAGGGCTGTAAATGACTTGAATAATAGATGGTTTGGTGGAAGACCAGTTTATGCAGAACTTTCTCCAGTCACTGATTTTAGAGAAGCCTGCTGTCGTCAATATGAAATGGG AGAATGCACACGTTCAggattttgcaatttcatgCATTTGAAACCTATTTCACGAGAATTACGACGTTATTTATATAGCAGAAAAAAGGGTGGTAAAGGACGATCAAGATCACGATCGCGATCCCGTGGCCGTGATCGTAAGCGAAGATCACGGTCTCGTGATAGAAGATCCAGATCCAAAGATCGCCGAAAAGGTAGAGATGATAAAGGCAGAGATGGACGGTCTGGAAGGtattaa
- the LOC122573876 gene encoding transcriptional repressor protein YY1-like isoform X1, with the protein MASAEINMASSDIITEVEIQPDIQEVEIETIPVEIPCETVETTIEGEDGQPMIALQTLPEPGREEIILQTQEEIVGSDPLSVYDQIPVPESDIYVESSPGPSKKGPKKTKKSGSSKFRSSDHTIFGEMGSETKARKWEQKQVQIKTLEGEFSVTMWASGTDDGSVLLAPHLVDVPDEGSNPEPDPDYTEYMTGKSNAKFNHSGSSISDGMPGLDLSDPKQLAEFARPGHKLKVRKPPVLDGVERTIACPHKGCTKMFRDNSAMRKHLHTHGPRVHVCAECGKAFVESSKLKRHQLVHTGEKPFQCTFEGCGKRFSLDFNLRTHVRIHTGDRPYVCPFDGCSKKFAQSTNLKSHILTHAKAKSRNAIGRGVQQIQLQQPQFVQVEVADVDNQQFIVYAD; encoded by the exons ATGGCGTCAGCGGAGATTAATATGGCGTCCTCGGACATAATAACTGAAGTGGAGATTCAACCAGATATCCAAGAGGTTGAAATAGAAACGATACCGGTGGAGATACCGTGTGAGACTGTGGAAACTACGATCGAGGGTGAAGATGGCCAGCCGATGATAGCCCTTCAAACACTTCCAGAGCCAGGACGCGAAGAAATCATACTACAGACGCAAGAGGAAATCGTCGGTAGTGATCCACTAAGCGTATATGATCAGATTCCGGTCCCGGAGAGCGATATTTATGTTGAATCAAGCCCTGGCCCATCGAAGAAAGGTCCTAAGAAGACCAAGAAAAGCGGTTCGTCGAAATTCAGATCGTCCGATCATACGATTTTTGGGGAAATGGGTTCGGAGACGAAGGCTAGAAAGTGGGAGCAGAAGCAAGTGCAAATCAAGACGCTTGAAGGTGAATTCTCAGTGACGATGTGGGCATCGGGTACCGACGACG GGAGTGTCCTATTAGCTCCTCACCTGGTGGATGTTCCAGATGAAGGCTCTAATCCAGAGCCTGATCCAGACTACACAGAATACATGACTGGTAAATCCAATGCCAAATTCAATCACTCTGGAAGCTCCATTTCCGATGGAATGCCAGGTCTTGACCTTTCGGATCCAAAGCAATTGGCAGAATTTGCTAGGCCTGGTCATAAATTGAAAGTACGCAAACCACCTGTTCTAGATGGTGTAGAGCGCACTATAGCCTGTCCACATAAAGGATGCACAAAAATGTTCAGAGATAATAGTGCAATGCGTAAACATTTACATACCCATGGACCAAGAGTGCATGTATGCGCAGAATGTGGGAAAGCTTTTGTTGAAAGTTCCAAATTGAAAAGGCACCAGTTGGTTCATACAGGAGAAAAACCTTTCCAATGTACATTTGAAGGATGTGGTAAAAGGTTTAGCCTGGATTTCAATCTTCGCACTCATGTTAGAATTCATACAGGAGACAGACCTTATGTTTGCCCATTTGATGGATGTAGCAAAAAATTTGCACAATCAACGAATTTAAAGTCACATATATTAACACATGCAAAGGCTAA GTCACGTAATGCTATTGGCAGAGGAGTACAACAAATTCAACTTCAACAACCTCAATTTGTACAAGTTGAAGTTGCAGATGTGGATAATCAACAATTCATTGTTTATGCTGATTAG
- the LOC122573876 gene encoding transcriptional repressor protein YY1-like isoform X2 has protein sequence MASAEINMASSDIITEVEIQPDIQEVEIETIPVEIPCETVETTIEGEDGQPMIALQTLPEPGREEIILQTQEEIVGSDPLSVYDQIPVPESDIYVESSPGPSKKGPKKTKKSGSSKFRSSDHTIFGEMGSETKARKWEQKQVQIKTLEGEFSVTMWASGTDDDEGSNPEPDPDYTEYMTGKSNAKFNHSGSSISDGMPGLDLSDPKQLAEFARPGHKLKVRKPPVLDGVERTIACPHKGCTKMFRDNSAMRKHLHTHGPRVHVCAECGKAFVESSKLKRHQLVHTGEKPFQCTFEGCGKRFSLDFNLRTHVRIHTGDRPYVCPFDGCSKKFAQSTNLKSHILTHAKAKSRNAIGRGVQQIQLQQPQFVQVEVADVDNQQFIVYAD, from the exons ATGGCGTCAGCGGAGATTAATATGGCGTCCTCGGACATAATAACTGAAGTGGAGATTCAACCAGATATCCAAGAGGTTGAAATAGAAACGATACCGGTGGAGATACCGTGTGAGACTGTGGAAACTACGATCGAGGGTGAAGATGGCCAGCCGATGATAGCCCTTCAAACACTTCCAGAGCCAGGACGCGAAGAAATCATACTACAGACGCAAGAGGAAATCGTCGGTAGTGATCCACTAAGCGTATATGATCAGATTCCGGTCCCGGAGAGCGATATTTATGTTGAATCAAGCCCTGGCCCATCGAAGAAAGGTCCTAAGAAGACCAAGAAAAGCGGTTCGTCGAAATTCAGATCGTCCGATCATACGATTTTTGGGGAAATGGGTTCGGAGACGAAGGCTAGAAAGTGGGAGCAGAAGCAAGTGCAAATCAAGACGCTTGAAGGTGAATTCTCAGTGACGATGTGGGCATCGGGTACCGACGACG ATGAAGGCTCTAATCCAGAGCCTGATCCAGACTACACAGAATACATGACTGGTAAATCCAATGCCAAATTCAATCACTCTGGAAGCTCCATTTCCGATGGAATGCCAGGTCTTGACCTTTCGGATCCAAAGCAATTGGCAGAATTTGCTAGGCCTGGTCATAAATTGAAAGTACGCAAACCACCTGTTCTAGATGGTGTAGAGCGCACTATAGCCTGTCCACATAAAGGATGCACAAAAATGTTCAGAGATAATAGTGCAATGCGTAAACATTTACATACCCATGGACCAAGAGTGCATGTATGCGCAGAATGTGGGAAAGCTTTTGTTGAAAGTTCCAAATTGAAAAGGCACCAGTTGGTTCATACAGGAGAAAAACCTTTCCAATGTACATTTGAAGGATGTGGTAAAAGGTTTAGCCTGGATTTCAATCTTCGCACTCATGTTAGAATTCATACAGGAGACAGACCTTATGTTTGCCCATTTGATGGATGTAGCAAAAAATTTGCACAATCAACGAATTTAAAGTCACATATATTAACACATGCAAAGGCTAA GTCACGTAATGCTATTGGCAGAGGAGTACAACAAATTCAACTTCAACAACCTCAATTTGTACAAGTTGAAGTTGCAGATGTGGATAATCAACAATTCATTGTTTATGCTGATTAG
- the LOC122573881 gene encoding gamma-secretase subunit pen-2 yields MDLSKIPNDKKLYLCKWYFRAGFVFLPFLWAVNAIWFAKEAFVEPHYEEQKQIKRYVIFSAIGATIWSAALLAWIVTFQTQRAAWGEFADSISYIIPTGIP; encoded by the exons ATGGATTTGTCAAAAATaccaaatgataaaaaattgtatctttgTAAATGGTATTTTAGAG cTGGATTTGTTTTTCTACCGTTTCTTTGGGCTGTGAATGCTATTTGGTTTGCAAAAGAAGCTTTTGTTGAACCGCATTACGAGGAACAAAAACAAATTAAGAGAT aTGTAATATTTTCTGCAATTGGAGCAACTATATGGTCAGCTGCTCTTTTAGCATGGATCGTTACATTTCAAACACAAAGAGCAGCATGGGGTGAATTTGCAGATTCTATTAGTTACATAATTCCAACTGGCATTCCTTGA